The genomic stretch ACGATGAGAAGAGTTGCTTATCTTGACGATCAGGCGAACATCCTGTGACGCAGTTCCGAAGGCTTTAATGAATGCTTCTATTGCGCCGAGAGGATTCTTACGCTCTGGAAAACTGAAAAAATCAACCATATTGAAAAATATGAAGGAGCCTTCAGGTAAACCCAGCATCCGTTGAGAATCTGGCTTCGATAGGGTCATGTTCATGGAGTGAGGTATCTTGACAACTGGTTTCAGCGACTTCCGGGCTAACACTTCGCGACAAAATTCGGACGCGGTCCAAATTTCATCAAAATATTCCAATGATTTAAGGAACTTCGAAGGGAACTCCGTTGTTTCCCACATCCAGTAGCCGATGTTGTAACGATCTGAGAAAAAATGTCGACCCATGCCCTGGACCAACGCCAGTGTCTGGTCGGCATTGACATGCACAAGGTTCACAAAGTGTTTGGGAGACTTGTCGACATCGGCGCCTACACTTTCAAACATCCTAGAATTGCAGCCGTCGGTAAAATTGATCGCGCTGATGGAAATTCCAGCGGCTGTGGCAGCGCGAATTGTCGCTCTGGCAGCTTCACCTAAACCAAGTTCAGCGGTAAGGTACCCGATGATGTTTAGCCCATGATCTTTGTGGCGATTTCTCGCATAAACCACTTTAGGCTGGGATTTGCCGCCATACGATTTCAAGAGACTTTGGTTTAGCGCTTCCCGTATTCTATGACAGCGATCCAATCCCAAGAGCCGTTTAGCGATCCTGTAAGCCCAGTGTACTGCCGGTTTGGCTAACCTACTGCAATGGTGGGCTAATTTCGCATCTGTGCGCTGGTCTTGAATTGCGCCATGATTGGGTCTTGTAAATTGTATAGCCACTGTCAGGACCTTGTTCACAAGGCCCTGCTTTAAGCTAGCCCAGCCTGCGCTGGGCTTGGCAATATTGTCTAGCCCCTTCCTTGCGACACGGACAAAGATATCGTCCAGCCCATGTTCCAAATTAGCGTTCTTCAGAAACCAACGGCATAAATCAACACCGTCATTCTCGCCACAATTGGGGAAAGCAGCCTGCAGGTCCGGTCTGGATTTGTATATGGATTCGCACAGTAAAGTAATCGGGTTTTTCTTCCCGTAAATTTTCTTGTTGTAGGTTTTCTGGAATCCTGGGTCCTTAGACATATCAAATGGATCTGAACCAAACACGGCACGTACTAAACGGTTGGTTCTGTACAACTCACGAACGGCCTTTGGAATTTTGACGGACGAATTAGTAAAGTGATCAAAATTATATGGTTGCCTGGAATAAAATTCTGACTGGTTCTTTTTTAACATTTCAAGATAGTTCTTTTTCAGTCTGTCAATGGTTATGGGTAGGCCTAGCGATTCAAAACGGTCTTCGTGACGGGACAGCAGTGACAATCCGTTTAGGCCCAATCCGCTGAAATGGAAAAAGATCAGCCGAGAAGATCCGACAAAGTATGCCCCGTCCTGGTCTGTGACCTCACGATGCTTCAGGTTCCAGTAAGCGACGTTCATTCCCGGGTCGTGCTCTACAAGTACCTGGCTTACAAAAGATGGAATAAAATCGCACCATTTCTGATCAACGAATATTCCTTCCGAAATAGCGACCCTGCAGTGGTCTGAGAGTTTGTCCGCCCACCAATCGATGAACTTCTGAACCTCGGCAGTGGGCTTCACAGCAAAGAATCCAAGGTTGTAGATGCCCGCTCTAAGTATATCCAGGTCGGCAGGCCGAAATTTATCATCTAGAGGCTCAGTTAGATGAGGCGTGACGACTGCGTGATATGATTCAAGTGAGCAAAATGTTCTTTCCAGGGAGCTGTAAACGAATATGTCCGGATCAAGATAGACGACTTTCTGGTAGCCCTTAGTGAACAGACACTTGATGGCAAAGGGTTTAACTGCGGTATTGAGTTCCAATATGTCATACTGGAAGCACATCTTCTTCCTCTGAGGAATCGGTATATCTTTGAAATTGATGACTTCGAAAACGTTCGACGCATAATGTTCAGGGTTGTAACCCTCATCAACCAGAACCACAAAAAGATCAGAAATTAAATCTACTTTCCTTACAGATTGCATGAGCGTTTTGGCATAATGGAAATAGTTGCAGGAAACGATTGTGAAAATGGCTCGCTTCGTCATTTGATTTCCCCCCGGATTTTCTAATGATAGCTAGGTTTTAATTAGTGGAATGGATCTCGATATCCCCCGTTCGTGAAAAGCATGTTCACGACGTCAGTCCAATTACTACATAATTTGACATGTTGCAATTAAATTCTAACTTGTTAAACTCATTTACTAATTAATAACATCAGGTGTGTCAGTTGCTGGGTAGGTCTTGTCGGGTAATTGAAACGACAGCCTGCCTGAATTTCGCTAAGTCTTTTTTTATGATCGGGTTTGATGACTTAATTCGGTTCAGCAGGATGAGGATACGTTCCTCATCAAGACCATGGGCATAGGCGTGCCTGAACACATGCCGAAAACCCCGGAGTTGATCGAGTATCCTGAAGCTTTCTTCCGAAAGTAAAGCGGGCCTTATTCCTTCTATTCCGAAAACCATGCGTTTCAAAAGAGATGAATGATAACCTGAATCGGAAGTAATGTTATTTTCCCAGAAAGAGCATATGATCTTGAACAAATCTTCGTACGCGCAATATAAGTTGTGAAGCCAGTAACCTATGCTTTCAACTACTTCATCCGGCATGGGATTTTTTGCGTCGGACGGCGTTCTTATTTGAATGATCTTATAAATCCTATCAATTTCCCTTGTCTGATAATCGAATTCTGCCAAGAAGACGGCTATTTTGTTTTCATCAACCATTTTAGCCCCTTTTCTTTAATTCTGTCACCAAATCCGCATTCTTCGAGGAGGACTACATCAACATCTCGCTCCAGCAATCTGGAGAGTTCGCCAATAAATTCATGATGCTGAAGTGGATCCAGTCCTTCGATCCCTATGTCCACATCTGAATTCTCATGAAACGCTCCTTCACGAGTCACTGAACCAAATACAAAAATCCCGTGCCAGAAGTACTTCTCTGACAGGACCCTGAGCGCTTTATCCAGACGCGCTAAAGCGAACTGACGCGACTTTTCACGTTCTTCGCTCTTGCGGGCACAATTCCTTTCCCAGACAGAAAAATCGAATTTTTGTTGATTCATGTCTAAGAGCCTAATTTAATTGCCGGAATCTTATTTTTTAGGTCCACCTAAACGGCTCATCCTCAGTAAAATCCGGAATGCCAAAATCCTGCGCCGCGAAGTCCTGTATATAGACATTCTCGAATCCAAGTTCCCAGCACTTATCAACCACCCTATCATATTCGTCCTGACGGATACGCCTGTTTATTTCTTTAAATTTATGAGCCTCATGCATCGGCGAATACTGGGCCATCAGGGATATCGCCACGTCTGTCGATAGATTAGCCTTTATCCACTGCAAAGTGTCGATAGAGCCCGAGATATCATTAGGCAACACAAGATGCCGGATCAATAAGCCTCTTTGAGCGCTCCCATCGGAATCAAGTTCCAGTTCGCCCACCTGCGAATACATCTCCAAGATGGCGGCTCTGGCATGTTCCACATAATCCGGACAATCCGAATATTTAGATGCGGCGTCATTATTAGCGTATTTCAAGTCAGGTAAGTAAATGTCCACAATCCCGTCGATCATCTTGATGACTTCCAGTGATTCATAGCCACCACAGTTATAAACAATCGGAAGATTCAGCCCGTGCGATACGCTCAAGCCCAGGGCCTCGATGAATGCGTGAACCTGATGTGTTGGGGAAACAGGCTCGATGTTTGTCGACCCTTCGGACTGAAGACGAACCATTTCAGAAGCCAGACCAGCGACTGAAATCTCATCACAGACAAGGCCTCTACTGATCTGGTGGTTTTGGCAGAATACACATCGAAGATTGCAGTGTGCAAAAAAGATGGTCCCTGCCCCACCGTTTCCAACTAGAGGAGGCTCTTCTCCGAAATGCTTGACAATACCGCTCACAGATGGGAGCCACCCAGCTCCGCAGTAGCCACATTCCCCGGAGGTCCGGTCTACTCCACATTCCCGTGGACAGAGGTGACAGGAAGAGGCAATTTTCCTTAGCTCCGCTGCGATGAGTAAAATTTCGCCGGATGATTTGTTGTTCAGCAATTGACTCCTATAGTGTCAGTCAAGTTCCCCTGTTGATTTATTTTAACAGAAACCAGGTTCCATACACTAGACTTCTCATCCTGCGCTTTTGGAATCCCAACATTTGCCTATTTGAAACGGTTCTGTTAAGAATTTGAAGATTGAGGACCATAAAAACCGCAATTGCGACCATGCGTAGCTAACAATGCACCATTAGCCGGTAGAGGAATTTTTAATGAAGCTATCCAGATTCTTGGTTCCGACCCTTAAAGAAGATCCTTCTGACGCTGAAGTTATAAGCCATAAACTAATGATAAGAGCTGGCATGATCCGAAAATTAACAGCCGGAATATATTCATATTTGCCTCTTGGTTATCGCTCATTGCGCAAAGTCGAGCAGATCGTTAGGGAAGAAATGGATGCGGCGGGCGCGCAAGAAGTCTTTCTGCCGGTTGTGCAACCATCGGAACTCTGGAAAGAATCAGGTCGCTGGGAAATCTATGGCAAAGAGCTGCTCAGATTCAAGGACAGGCATGACCGGGAATGTTGCCTTGGCCCGACCCACGAGGAAGTTATTACCGATCTTGTTAGACGCGAGGTTCGTTCTTATAGGGACCTGCCACTGAATTTGTATCAGATCCAAACCAAGTTTCGTGACGAAATAAGGCCTCGTTTCGGATTGATGCGTGGCCGCGAATTCATGATGAAAGACGGCTATTCCTTCGACGCGACTGAAGAAGGAGCGGAAGAGACCTATCTTCAAATGCGAGACGCATATGTTAAAATTTTCCAAAGATGCGGCCTGGAATTTAGAGCCGTTGAGGCTGACTCGGGCCCAATCGGTGGCAGTTTCTCACATGAGTTCATGGTTCTCGCGACCACGGGCGAAGACACTATAGTGTCATGTGATTCATGTGACTATGCGGCAAATCTTGAAAAAGCCGAAATTAGATCTCTACCTGCATCAATTGAATCTACTTCAGGAGAGCTTGAAAAAGTAAATACACCTGGCGTCAAGACGGTCGAAGAAGTCGCCGCTTTTCTTAAAATTGTTCCTGAAAACATCATCAAGACTCTTATTTTAAGAACAGATAAAGGTACTGTTGCCGTCCTGTTGAGGGGTGATCATGAACTTAACGAAGTCAAGGTAAAAAATTTCCTCAATGTTTCTGAGATTGAAATGGCCGGCGCTGACTTGATCCGGGAGGTTACGGGTGGCCCTGTAGGATTTTCAGGTCCACTTGGATTAAAAAATACGAGGATTTTGGCCGATAACGCCATATTTTCCATAGACGCCGCAGTGA from Desulfomonilaceae bacterium encodes the following:
- a CDS encoding glycosyltransferase family 4 protein, coding for MTKRAIFTIVSCNYFHYAKTLMQSVRKVDLISDLFVVLVDEGYNPEHYASNVFEVINFKDIPIPQRKKMCFQYDILELNTAVKPFAIKCLFTKGYQKVVYLDPDIFVYSSLERTFCSLESYHAVVTPHLTEPLDDKFRPADLDILRAGIYNLGFFAVKPTAEVQKFIDWWADKLSDHCRVAISEGIFVDQKWCDFIPSFVSQVLVEHDPGMNVAYWNLKHREVTDQDGAYFVGSSRLIFFHFSGLGLNGLSLLSRHEDRFESLGLPITIDRLKKNYLEMLKKNQSEFYSRQPYNFDHFTNSSVKIPKAVRELYRTNRLVRAVFGSDPFDMSKDPGFQKTYNKKIYGKKNPITLLCESIYKSRPDLQAAFPNCGENDGVDLCRWFLKNANLEHGLDDIFVRVARKGLDNIAKPSAGWASLKQGLVNKVLTVAIQFTRPNHGAIQDQRTDAKLAHHCSRLAKPAVHWAYRIAKRLLGLDRCHRIREALNQSLLKSYGGKSQPKVVYARNRHKDHGLNIIGYLTAELGLGEAARATIRAATAAGISISAINFTDGCNSRMFESVGADVDKSPKHFVNLVHVNADQTLALVQGMGRHFFSDRYNIGYWMWETTEFPSKFLKSLEYFDEIWTASEFCREVLARKSLKPVVKIPHSMNMTLSKPDSQRMLGLPEGSFIFFNMVDFFSFPERKNPLGAIEAFIKAFGTASQDVRLIVKISNSSHRPEVKKIIKSRVETTKSITLIEGYMDRWSLNTLMANVDCYVSLHRSEGFGLPIAEAMSLGKPVIATGWSGNMEFMDDSNSFPVKYELTEIPLQDGPYKNAGCWAEPDCNHAAELMSYVVKNPNVAQKVGSLAKKKMLEEYSPEAIGSRMRDRLGWIQESLN
- a CDS encoding nucleotidyltransferase domain-containing protein, which gives rise to MNQQKFDFSVWERNCARKSEEREKSRQFALARLDKALRVLSEKYFWHGIFVFGSVTREGAFHENSDVDIGIEGLDPLQHHEFIGELSRLLERDVDVVLLEECGFGDRIKEKGLKWLMKTK
- a CDS encoding radical SAM protein, encoding MLNNKSSGEILLIAAELRKIASSCHLCPRECGVDRTSGECGYCGAGWLPSVSGIVKHFGEEPPLVGNGGAGTIFFAHCNLRCVFCQNHQISRGLVCDEISVAGLASEMVRLQSEGSTNIEPVSPTHQVHAFIEALGLSVSHGLNLPIVYNCGGYESLEVIKMIDGIVDIYLPDLKYANNDAASKYSDCPDYVEHARAAILEMYSQVGELELDSDGSAQRGLLIRHLVLPNDISGSIDTLQWIKANLSTDVAISLMAQYSPMHEAHKFKEINRRIRQDEYDRVVDKCWELGFENVYIQDFAAQDFGIPDFTEDEPFRWT
- a CDS encoding proline--tRNA ligase, which produces MKLSRFLVPTLKEDPSDAEVISHKLMIRAGMIRKLTAGIYSYLPLGYRSLRKVEQIVREEMDAAGAQEVFLPVVQPSELWKESGRWEIYGKELLRFKDRHDRECCLGPTHEEVITDLVRREVRSYRDLPLNLYQIQTKFRDEIRPRFGLMRGREFMMKDGYSFDATEEGAEETYLQMRDAYVKIFQRCGLEFRAVEADSGPIGGSFSHEFMVLATTGEDTIVSCDSCDYAANLEKAEIRSLPASIESTSGELEKVNTPGVKTVEEVAAFLKIVPENIIKTLILRTDKGTVAVLLRGDHELNEVKVKNFLNVSEIEMAGADLIREVTGGPVGFSGPLGLKNTRILADNAIFSIDAAVIGANEIDTHLVNVDPRKGFRVDEAGDFRSATEGDLCPRCEGTLRLSKGIEVGHIFKLGVKYSKAMNASFLDPEGKDTLMIMGCYGIGVSRVLAAAIEQNHDNDGIIFPPPLAPFTAIITTIASKSEAINDAALKVYESLWANNIDTLWDDRDERPGVKFKDADLFGIPLRITIGQKALSQGGIELRNRQTKETRLIKPDDLISAIKAEIHSWA